A region of Leclercia adecarboxylata DNA encodes the following proteins:
- the ybgE gene encoding cyd operon protein YbgE, protein MIAYLYAIMDKRPLRALSLVMALLLAGCIFWDPSRFAAKTSELEIWHGFLIMWAVCAGVIHGVGFRPKAVHWQGIFCPLIADVFLLIGLIFFFS, encoded by the coding sequence ATGATCGCTTATCTCTACGCGATCATGGACAAGCGCCCGTTAAGGGCGCTTTCCTTAGTGATGGCTTTACTGCTGGCGGGCTGTATTTTCTGGGATCCGTCGCGCTTCGCGGCGAAGACCAGCGAGCTCGAGATCTGGCACGGTTTTCTTATCATGTGGGCAGTATGCGCTGGGGTGATCCACGGCGTTGGCTTTCGTCCTAAAGCCGTACACTGGCAGGGCATCTTTTGCCCGCTGATCGCTGATGTGTTCCTGCTGATTGGACTTATTTTCTTTTTCAGCTGA
- the ybgC gene encoding tol-pal system-associated acyl-CoA thioesterase — protein sequence MNTTLFRWPVRVYYEDTDAGGVVYHASYVAFYERARTEMLRHHHFSQQVLLAERVAFVVRKMTLEYFAPARLDDMLEVQTEITSMRGTSLVFTQRIVNAENTVLNEAEVLIVCVDPLIMKPRALPKSIVAEFKQ from the coding sequence GTGAATACAACGCTATTTCGATGGCCGGTTCGTGTCTACTACGAAGACACTGACGCCGGTGGTGTGGTTTACCACGCCAGCTACGTTGCCTTTTATGAACGAGCACGCACTGAAATGCTGCGCCATCACCACTTTAGCCAGCAGGTTCTGTTGGCGGAGCGAGTTGCCTTCGTGGTACGCAAGATGACGCTGGAGTATTTTGCGCCTGCCAGACTCGACGATATGCTCGAAGTCCAAACGGAAATAACATCAATGCGCGGAACCTCACTGGTTTTCACGCAGCGGATCGTCAACGCAGAGAACACAGTACTGAACGAAGCTGAAGTCCTGATTGTCTGTGTTGATCCACTCATCATGAAGCCTCGTGCGCTTCCTAAGTCTATTGTCGCGGAGTTTAAGCAGTGA
- the tolA gene encoding cell envelope integrity protein TolA translates to MSKATEQNDKLKRAIIISAVLHVILFAALIWSSFDEHLDAAAGGGGGSSIDAVMVDPGAVVQNYNRQQQQQASAKRAEEQREKQAQQQAEELREKQAAEQERLKQLEKERLQAQEAAKEQAEQQKQAEAAAKKAQEQQKQAEEAAAKAAADAKAQAEAQAKQAAEAAKQAADAAALAAKKAAADAQKQAEAEAAKAAADAKKKVEAEAAKKAAAEAQKKAEAEAAKQAAQEAEKKAAAEAAKKAAAAEKAAAAEKAAAEKAAADKKAAAAEKAAADKKAAAEKKAAADKAAADKAAAAKAAAAKKAAAEKAAASDVDDLFGDLSSGKNAPKGSNSGSAGGASPAKGSKPGQGGASQAEIASYIAQVQAAIRGHLYDWDSFKGKTCTLRVNLAADGTILSVKKEGGDEAFCQQMLSATSRMTKFPKPPSQAVFETFKNAPLDFKP, encoded by the coding sequence GTGTCAAAGGCAACCGAACAAAACGATAAGCTTAAACGGGCGATAATTATCTCGGCGGTGCTGCATGTCATTCTTTTTGCAGCACTGATCTGGAGTTCGTTCGATGAGCATCTGGATGCCGCTGCCGGCGGGGGTGGAGGTTCATCCATCGATGCTGTGATGGTCGATCCCGGCGCGGTGGTGCAGAACTATAACCGCCAGCAACAGCAGCAGGCGAGTGCGAAACGTGCTGAAGAACAACGCGAAAAGCAGGCGCAACAGCAGGCGGAGGAGCTGCGTGAAAAGCAGGCCGCCGAGCAGGAACGTCTGAAGCAGCTTGAGAAAGAACGTTTGCAGGCGCAGGAAGCGGCGAAAGAGCAGGCGGAGCAGCAGAAACAGGCTGAAGCCGCAGCGAAGAAAGCGCAGGAGCAGCAGAAGCAGGCTGAAGAGGCGGCAGCAAAAGCCGCAGCAGATGCCAAAGCGCAGGCGGAAGCTCAGGCCAAACAGGCTGCTGAAGCGGCAAAACAAGCCGCTGATGCCGCTGCGTTAGCCGCGAAAAAAGCCGCTGCCGATGCCCAGAAACAGGCTGAAGCCGAAGCAGCAAAAGCGGCTGCTGACGCGAAGAAAAAGGTAGAAGCAGAAGCGGCTAAGAAGGCCGCGGCAGAAGCCCAGAAAAAAGCCGAAGCAGAAGCCGCTAAGCAAGCTGCTCAGGAAGCCGAGAAGAAAGCGGCTGCCGAAGCAGCTAAAAAAGCCGCCGCAGCAGAAAAAGCCGCAGCCGCTGAAAAGGCCGCAGCAGAAAAAGCAGCAGCTGATAAGAAAGCCGCTGCTGCAGAAAAAGCAGCCGCAGATAAAAAAGCGGCTGCAGAGAAGAAAGCGGCTGCCGATAAAGCTGCTGCTGACAAAGCTGCCGCCGCGAAAGCCGCTGCTGCGAAGAAAGCTGCAGCAGAAAAAGCGGCTGCATCTGACGTAGACGACCTGTTCGGTGATTTGAGCTCAGGTAAGAATGCGCCGAAAGGCAGCAACAGCGGTAGCGCAGGTGGTGCTTCTCCTGCTAAAGGAAGTAAGCCGGGGCAAGGCGGTGCATCTCAGGCTGAGATCGCGTCGTACATTGCGCAGGTACAGGCGGCCATTCGTGGGCATCTGTACGACTGGGATAGCTTCAAAGGTAAAACCTGTACGCTTCGGGTAAATCTGGCCGCGGACGGGACAATCCTCAGCGTGAAGAAAGAGGGTGGGGACGAGGCCTTCTGCCAGCAGATGTTATCTGCAACCAGCAGGATGACGAAATTCCCGAAACCGCCTTCACAGGCTGTGTTTGAAACGTTCAAAAATGCACCACTGGACTTCAAACCTTAA
- the tolQ gene encoding Tol-Pal system protein TolQ — protein sequence MTDMNILDLFLKASLLVKLIMLILIGFSIASWAIIIQRTRILNAAGREAEAFEDKFWSGIELSRLYQESQGRRENLSGSEQIFYSGFKEFARLHRANNHAPEAVVEGASRAMRISMNRELETLETHIPFLGTVGSISPYIGLFGTVWGIMHAFIALGAVKQATLQMVAPGIAEALIATAIGLFAAIPAVMAYNRLNQRVNKLELNYDNFMEEFTAILHRQAFTSTESNKG from the coding sequence GTGACTGACATGAATATCCTTGATTTGTTCCTGAAGGCAAGCCTTCTGGTTAAACTTATCATGTTGATTTTGATTGGTTTTTCAATCGCATCCTGGGCCATCATTATCCAGAGAACCCGTATCCTCAACGCCGCAGGCCGCGAAGCGGAAGCCTTTGAAGACAAGTTCTGGTCTGGTATCGAACTTTCCCGTTTGTATCAGGAAAGCCAGGGCCGTCGTGAAAACCTCTCCGGCTCCGAGCAAATCTTCTATAGCGGATTCAAAGAGTTCGCGCGCCTGCACCGGGCTAACAACCATGCGCCGGAAGCGGTCGTTGAAGGGGCATCCCGTGCGATGCGCATTTCGATGAACCGCGAGCTGGAAACGCTGGAAACGCATATTCCTTTCCTGGGCACCGTCGGCTCCATCAGCCCGTATATCGGTCTGTTTGGTACGGTCTGGGGGATCATGCACGCCTTTATCGCCCTGGGTGCGGTAAAACAGGCGACGCTGCAAATGGTTGCACCGGGTATCGCAGAAGCGCTGATCGCGACCGCTATCGGTCTGTTCGCGGCGATCCCAGCGGTTATGGCCTATAACCGTCTGAACCAGCGTGTGAACAAACTGGAACTGAACTACGACAACTTCATGGAAGAGTTCACTGCGATTCTGCACCGCCAGGCGTTTACCAGCACCGAGAGCAACAAGGGGTAA
- the cydX gene encoding cytochrome bd-I oxidase subunit CydX, with translation MWYFAWILGTLLACAFGVITALALEHVEASKAGEEKH, from the coding sequence ATGTGGTATTTCGCATGGATTTTAGGAACGCTTCTGGCCTGTGCATTTGGTGTGATTACCGCCCTGGCGCTTGAGCACGTTGAAGCGTCCAAAGCCGGTGAAGAAAAACACTGA
- the mngA gene encoding PTS 2-O-a-mannosyl-D-glycerate transporter subunit IIABC — translation MNLTTLTDYRAVCVQAQFTDRDRAIRELAMRLVDLGKISDADAFLAEVIHRESLGPTALGEGLAVPHGKSAAVKEAAFAVATLSEPLEWEGVDGPENVELIFLLAIPPAEAGSTHIEILTELTSRLANDALRARMMASTTAEELLAALDDTPQAEESAISSSAATIVCVTACPAGIAHTYMAAEYLEKAGRKLGVNLVVEKQGANGIEGRITAQQLQDAKACIFAAEVAIKESERFEGLPTISVPVAEPLRHAEALIERALALKPASAARQVQVETEAKKRIKTELKQALLSGISFAVPLIVAGGTVLAVSVLLAQTLGLQHLFDQENSWLWMYRKLGGGMLGILMVPVLAAYTAYSLADKPALAPGFAAGLAANMIGSGFLGAIAGGLIAGYLMRWVKHHIRLSNRYNGFLTFYLYPVLGVLGAGSLMLFVIGEPVAWLNNSLTAWLNGLSGANALLLGAILGFMCSFDLGGPVNKASYAFCLGAMANGVYGPYAIFASVKMVSAFTVTASTMLAPKLFKQFEIETGKSTWLLGLAGITEGAIPMAIEDPFRVIGSFVLGSMVTGATIGAMGIGLSTPGAGIFSLFLLHDAGLGGVIAAAGWLGAALLGTAISTLILLLWRRQAVKSGQYVTQDIAS, via the coding sequence ATGAACCTGACGACTCTGACTGATTACCGTGCTGTCTGCGTGCAGGCACAGTTTACTGACCGCGATCGCGCCATCCGCGAGCTCGCGATGCGACTGGTGGATCTGGGTAAAATTAGTGACGCGGATGCTTTTCTGGCGGAGGTTATCCATCGGGAATCACTTGGCCCGACCGCGCTGGGAGAAGGGCTGGCTGTGCCACATGGCAAATCGGCAGCCGTGAAAGAAGCAGCCTTTGCCGTGGCAACCCTCAGCGAACCGCTGGAATGGGAAGGGGTGGACGGTCCGGAGAATGTGGAGCTGATTTTTCTGCTCGCCATTCCTCCTGCTGAAGCCGGGTCAACGCATATTGAGATACTGACGGAGCTGACGTCTCGTCTGGCGAATGATGCCCTGCGGGCACGCATGATGGCGTCCACGACGGCAGAAGAGTTGCTGGCCGCGCTGGACGATACGCCGCAGGCTGAGGAGAGCGCAATATCGTCCAGCGCAGCGACCATCGTCTGCGTGACGGCTTGTCCCGCTGGGATCGCCCATACCTATATGGCAGCAGAATATCTCGAAAAAGCCGGGCGTAAGCTGGGCGTAAACCTGGTGGTTGAAAAGCAGGGCGCGAACGGCATCGAAGGGCGTATTACTGCTCAGCAGTTGCAGGATGCAAAAGCCTGCATCTTTGCCGCAGAGGTGGCAATTAAAGAGAGCGAGCGCTTCGAAGGTCTCCCCACCATTTCCGTTCCCGTTGCGGAACCCCTGCGCCACGCTGAAGCCTTAATTGAGCGTGCGCTGGCATTAAAGCCTGCTTCCGCTGCGCGCCAGGTACAGGTTGAAACCGAAGCTAAAAAGAGGATCAAAACAGAACTCAAGCAGGCGCTCCTCAGCGGTATCTCCTTTGCGGTACCGCTGATTGTCGCGGGAGGCACAGTGCTGGCCGTGTCGGTTCTGCTGGCACAAACTCTCGGTCTGCAGCACCTGTTTGATCAGGAAAACTCATGGCTGTGGATGTACCGCAAACTGGGCGGCGGCATGCTGGGCATATTGATGGTGCCCGTCCTTGCGGCCTATACCGCCTACTCGCTGGCGGATAAACCGGCTCTGGCACCCGGCTTTGCTGCGGGTCTTGCCGCCAATATGATCGGCTCTGGTTTTCTGGGGGCGATCGCAGGGGGGCTTATCGCGGGCTACCTGATGCGCTGGGTGAAGCATCACATCCGTCTGAGTAACCGCTACAACGGCTTTTTAACCTTCTATCTCTATCCGGTGCTCGGCGTGCTGGGTGCCGGTAGCCTGATGCTGTTTGTGATCGGTGAACCGGTGGCCTGGCTCAATAACTCGCTTACCGCCTGGCTGAATGGTCTGTCCGGTGCGAATGCGTTGTTGCTGGGGGCTATTCTCGGCTTTATGTGCTCGTTCGATTTGGGCGGACCGGTTAACAAAGCCTCTTATGCGTTCTGCCTGGGGGCGATGGCCAACGGAGTCTATGGTCCCTATGCGATCTTTGCCTCAGTCAAAATGGTCTCGGCCTTCACCGTGACGGCCTCAACAATGCTGGCACCGAAACTGTTTAAACAGTTCGAAATTGAAACCGGTAAATCAACCTGGCTGCTGGGGCTGGCGGGCATCACCGAAGGGGCCATTCCGATGGCGATTGAAGACCCTTTCCGGGTGATAGGCTCGTTTGTTCTGGGCTCAATGGTGACAGGGGCGACGATCGGTGCGATGGGTATCGGATTGTCCACGCCGGGCGCAGGCATTTTTTCCCTCTTTTTACTCCACGATGCCGGGCTTGGCGGTGTCATAGCCGCCGCGGGCTGGCTTGGTGCGGCACTATTGGGTACTGCAATCTCCACGCTCATTTTACTGCTCTGGCGGCGTCAGGCGGTGAAGAGCGGCCAGTATGTGACTCAGGACATCGCATCTTAA
- the cydB gene encoding cytochrome d ubiquinol oxidase subunit II: MIDYEVLRFIWWLLVGILLIGFAVTDGFDMGVGMLTRFLGRNDTERRIMINSIAPHWDGNQVWLITAGGALFAAWPMVYAAAFSGFYVAMILVLASLFFRPVGFDYRSKIEDTRWRNMWDWGIFIGSFVPPLVIGVAFGNLLQGVPFHLDEYMRLYYTGNFFQLLNPFGLLAGVVSVAMILTQGATYLQMRTVGELHLRSRAVSQIAALVTLVGFALAGVWVMFGIDGYVVTSAINHTAPSNPLTKEVARQAGAWLVNFNNTPILWAIPALGVVLPLLTLLTSRMEKGALAFIFSSLTLACIILTAGIAMFPFVMPSSTMMNASLTMWDATSSQMTLNLMTFVAAVFVPIILAYTAWCYWKMYGRITKEHIESNTHSMY, translated from the coding sequence ATGATCGATTATGAAGTATTGCGTTTTATCTGGTGGCTGCTGGTCGGGATCTTACTGATTGGTTTTGCGGTCACTGACGGTTTCGACATGGGGGTGGGCATGCTCACCCGCTTCCTCGGTCGTAATGATACCGAGCGTCGAATTATGATTAACTCCATCGCCCCGCACTGGGACGGTAACCAGGTGTGGCTCATCACCGCAGGCGGCGCGCTGTTCGCTGCCTGGCCGATGGTCTACGCGGCTGCGTTCTCCGGCTTCTATGTGGCGATGATCCTGGTGCTGGCGTCCTTGTTCTTCCGTCCGGTTGGTTTTGACTACCGCTCGAAGATCGAAGACACCCGCTGGCGCAACATGTGGGACTGGGGCATCTTCATCGGGAGCTTCGTGCCGCCGCTGGTAATCGGCGTGGCGTTCGGCAACCTGCTGCAGGGCGTGCCGTTCCACCTCGATGAATACATGCGCCTGTACTACACCGGCAACTTCTTCCAGCTGCTGAATCCGTTCGGTCTACTGGCGGGCGTGGTCAGCGTGGCGATGATCCTCACTCAGGGTGCAACCTATCTGCAGATGCGTACCGTGGGTGAACTGCACCTGCGCTCCCGCGCGGTATCACAGATTGCGGCTCTGGTGACGCTGGTTGGCTTCGCGCTGGCAGGTGTTTGGGTCATGTTTGGTATCGACGGTTACGTGGTGACCTCAGCGATTAACCATACTGCGCCATCGAACCCGCTGACTAAAGAAGTGGCTCGTCAGGCAGGCGCCTGGCTGGTGAACTTCAACAACACCCCAATTCTGTGGGCCATTCCGGCGCTGGGCGTGGTGCTGCCGCTGCTGACTCTGCTGACGTCTCGCATGGAAAAAGGCGCACTGGCATTCATCTTCTCTTCACTGACGCTGGCGTGCATTATCCTGACCGCCGGTATCGCGATGTTCCCGTTCGTGATGCCATCCAGCACCATGATGAACGCCAGTCTGACGATGTGGGATGCCACCTCCAGTCAGATGACGCTGAATCTGATGACGTTTGTGGCGGCCGTGTTCGTACCGATCATTCTGGCTTACACCGCATGGTGTTACTGGAAAATGTACGGTCGTATCACGAAAGAACATATCGAAAGCAACACTCACTCTATGTATTAA
- the tolR gene encoding colicin uptake protein TolR — MARQRGRGRRELKSEINIVPLLDVLLVLLLIFMATAPIITQSVEVDLPDATESQAVSTNDDPPVIIEVSGVGQYSVVVEKDRMDQLPPEQVIAEAQRRLQSNPKTVFLIGGAKDVPYDEIIKALNLLHSAGVKSVGLMTQPI, encoded by the coding sequence ATGGCCAGACAGCGTGGACGGGGTCGTCGCGAACTAAAGTCCGAAATCAACATTGTACCGCTGCTGGACGTGCTGCTGGTGCTGCTGCTGATCTTTATGGCGACAGCACCCATCATTACCCAGAGCGTTGAGGTTGATCTGCCGGACGCGACAGAATCTCAGGCTGTAAGCACCAATGACGATCCACCGGTCATCATTGAGGTATCCGGGGTTGGACAGTACAGCGTGGTGGTGGAAAAAGATCGTATGGATCAGCTGCCGCCGGAGCAGGTCATTGCTGAAGCGCAACGACGTCTGCAGTCCAATCCGAAAACAGTCTTCTTAATCGGTGGTGCGAAAGACGTGCCTTACGATGAAATAATTAAAGCGCTGAACCTGTTGCATAGCGCGGGCGTTAAGTCAGTCGGCTTGATGACGCAGCCTATTTGA
- the mngB gene encoding mannosylglycerate hydrolase gives MKAVSRVHITPHMHWDREWYFTTEESRILLVNNMEEILTRLEQDAEYKFYVLDGQTAVLEDYFAVKPENRSRVKALVKAGKLIIGPWYTQTDTTLVSGESIVRNLMYGIRDCMAFGEPMKIGYLPDSFGMSSQLPHIYNGFGITRTLFWRGCSERHGTDKTEFLWQSQDGSEVTAQVLPLGYAIGKYLPEDENGLRKRLDAYFDVLEKASVTKEILLPNGHDQMPLQQNIFAVMDKLREIYPQRKFVMSRFEEVFDHIDAHRDELATLKGEFIDGKYMRVHRTIGSTRMDIKIAHARIENKIVNILEPLATLAWTLGFEYHHGLLEKMWKEILKNHAHDSIGCCCSDKVHREIMSRFELAEDMADNLTRFYMRKIVDNMPKTEEDKLVMFNLTPWPREEVINTTIRLRASQFRLLDDKGNEIPYFLRCAREIDPGLIDRQIVHYGNYDPFMEFDIQISQILPSMGYRTLYIEAHAAGKVLAPGKLPEALLENAFWQITLNDDGTLRLLDKESGLIYDRALEIEESSDDGDEYDYSPSREEWRLTSAHAEHNVEVIHEAWQSRAVLHYRMAIPANLKERSARQQTGSLSAQMTITLSHNSRRIDVEVHLDNQADDHRIRVLIPTPFVTDEVLADTQFGSLTRPVQDEAMANWQEEGWKEAPVPVWNLLNYAVLHERRNGIALFTEGLREFEITGERQKTFALTLLRGVGVLGKEDLLLRPGRPSGIKMPVPDSQMRGRLICRFSLMSFNGTPVSAGIAQQAKAWLTPVHCYNKIPWDAMKLNSATFTTPGSYSLLTLAPNECVLSALKKAEDRDEMIIRLYNPSETHSCNVALSLNRAINTCFETDMNERINALNQEGRGIVGAFRPGQSRTFSVKIEK, from the coding sequence ATGAAAGCTGTATCTCGCGTTCATATCACGCCACATATGCACTGGGACCGTGAGTGGTACTTCACCACCGAAGAGTCGCGTATTCTTCTGGTCAATAATATGGAGGAAATCCTCACGCGTCTTGAACAGGATGCGGAGTATAAATTCTACGTACTCGACGGTCAGACGGCGGTGCTGGAAGATTATTTTGCGGTTAAACCGGAAAACAGATCCCGCGTGAAAGCGCTGGTTAAAGCCGGAAAACTCATTATCGGACCTTGGTATACCCAGACGGATACCACTCTTGTTTCCGGCGAATCTATCGTTCGTAATCTGATGTACGGCATCCGTGACTGCATGGCTTTTGGCGAGCCAATGAAAATTGGTTATCTGCCAGACTCCTTCGGCATGTCCTCCCAACTGCCGCACATTTATAACGGCTTTGGCATTACCCGCACCCTGTTCTGGCGTGGCTGTTCCGAACGTCACGGCACCGATAAAACGGAGTTTCTGTGGCAAAGCCAGGACGGCAGTGAGGTCACGGCGCAGGTGCTACCGCTGGGCTACGCGATTGGTAAGTACTTACCGGAGGATGAGAACGGGCTGCGTAAACGCCTCGACGCTTACTTTGATGTACTGGAAAAAGCCTCCGTGACGAAAGAGATTTTACTGCCTAACGGTCACGATCAAATGCCGCTGCAGCAGAACATTTTTGCGGTGATGGATAAACTGCGTGAAATCTACCCGCAGCGTAAATTTGTCATGAGTCGGTTTGAGGAGGTGTTTGACCATATCGACGCACACCGTGATGAACTGGCGACGCTGAAAGGGGAGTTTATTGACGGTAAGTACATGCGCGTACACCGGACCATCGGCTCCACGCGAATGGATATCAAAATTGCCCACGCCCGTATAGAGAATAAAATCGTCAACATCCTTGAGCCGCTGGCGACGCTTGCCTGGACGTTGGGGTTTGAGTACCACCACGGTTTGCTGGAAAAGATGTGGAAAGAGATCCTCAAAAATCACGCTCACGACAGTATTGGCTGCTGCTGTAGTGACAAAGTGCATCGTGAGATTATGTCTCGTTTTGAGCTGGCCGAGGATATGGCCGACAACCTGACTCGCTTTTACATGCGCAAGATTGTCGACAACATGCCGAAAACGGAAGAAGACAAGCTGGTGATGTTCAACCTGACGCCCTGGCCGCGTGAGGAAGTGATTAACACCACGATACGTCTGCGCGCCAGCCAGTTCCGCCTGCTCGATGACAAAGGCAATGAGATCCCCTATTTCCTCCGCTGCGCGCGTGAAATCGACCCCGGGCTGATCGACCGCCAGATTGTGCATTACGGAAATTACGATCCCTTCATGGAATTTGACATCCAGATCAGCCAGATCCTGCCCTCCATGGGCTACCGAACGCTCTACATTGAAGCGCATGCAGCCGGTAAGGTGCTTGCGCCTGGTAAACTCCCCGAGGCGTTACTGGAAAATGCGTTCTGGCAAATAACCTTAAATGACGATGGTACACTGCGACTGCTCGACAAAGAGTCCGGGCTAATTTATGACCGTGCGCTGGAAATTGAAGAGAGTTCTGATGATGGAGACGAGTACGATTACTCGCCGTCACGCGAGGAGTGGAGGCTCACTTCAGCTCACGCAGAGCATAATGTCGAGGTGATCCATGAAGCCTGGCAGAGCAGGGCGGTGCTCCACTATCGTATGGCCATTCCAGCGAATCTGAAGGAACGATCCGCGCGCCAGCAAACGGGCTCTCTCAGCGCTCAAATGACCATTACGCTGAGCCACAACAGCCGACGTATCGACGTTGAGGTGCATCTGGACAATCAGGCGGATGACCATCGCATTCGGGTTCTGATCCCAACGCCATTCGTGACGGACGAAGTCTTAGCCGATACCCAGTTTGGTTCTCTGACGCGTCCCGTACAGGACGAAGCGATGGCTAACTGGCAGGAAGAGGGGTGGAAGGAAGCGCCGGTGCCGGTGTGGAATCTGCTCAATTATGCGGTGCTTCATGAAAGACGTAACGGCATAGCGCTTTTCACCGAGGGACTTCGCGAATTCGAAATAACGGGGGAGCGTCAAAAAACCTTTGCCCTGACGTTGCTGCGTGGCGTGGGGGTGCTTGGAAAAGAGGATTTACTTCTTCGTCCAGGCAGACCGTCAGGGATCAAAATGCCGGTCCCTGATTCCCAGATGCGCGGTCGGTTAATCTGTCGCTTTAGCCTGATGAGTTTTAATGGTACGCCCGTAAGTGCAGGCATCGCCCAGCAGGCGAAGGCATGGCTTACTCCCGTGCACTGTTATAACAAGATCCCCTGGGACGCAATGAAACTCAACAGCGCAACCTTTACGACGCCGGGTAGCTATAGCCTGTTAACGCTGGCGCCGAATGAGTGTGTGCTCAGCGCGCTTAAAAAGGCTGAAGATCGTGACGAAATGATTATTCGTCTGTACAACCCGTCGGAGACCCACTCCTGCAATGTTGCTTTATCCTTGAATCGCGCGATTAATACGTGTTTTGAGACGGACATGAATGAGCGAATCAATGCACTGAATCAGGAGGGACGGGGCATTGTCGGGGCGTTCAGACCAGGACAGTCGCGAACATTTAGCGTTAAGATAGAGAAATAA
- the cydA gene encoding cytochrome ubiquinol oxidase subunit I yields MLDVVELSRLQFALTAMYHFLFVPLTLGMAFLLAIMETVYVLSGKQIYKDMTKFWGKLFGINFALGVATGLTMEFQFGTNWSYYSHYVGDIFGAPLAIEGLMAFFLESTFVGLFFFGWDRLGKVQHMAVTWLVALGSNLSALWILVANGWMQNPIASDFNFETMRMEMVSFSELVLNPVAQVKFVHTVASGYVCGAMFVLGISAYYMLRGRDFAFAKRSFAIAASFGMAAILSVIVLGDESGYEMGDVQKTKLAAIEAEWETQPAPAAFTLFGIPDQDAQENHFAIQIPYALGIIATRSVDTPVIGLKDLLVQHEERIRNGMKAYTLLEELRAGSTDQSVRDQFNDVKKDLGYGLLLKRYTPNVSDATEEQIQLATKDSIPRVAPLYFAFRIMVGCGIIMLLIIGASFWSVIRNRIGQRKWLLRAALYGIPLPWIAIESGWFVAEYGRQPWAIGEVLPTAVANSSLTAGDLIFSMLLICGLYTLFLVAELFLMFKFARLGPSSLKTGRYHYEQSTVASQPAR; encoded by the coding sequence ATGTTAGACGTAGTCGAACTGTCGCGCTTACAGTTTGCCTTGACCGCGATGTACCACTTCCTGTTTGTGCCACTGACGCTCGGTATGGCGTTCCTGCTGGCAATCATGGAAACGGTTTACGTCCTTTCCGGCAAACAGATTTATAAAGATATGACCAAGTTCTGGGGCAAGTTGTTTGGTATCAACTTTGCGCTGGGCGTGGCAACCGGTCTGACCATGGAGTTCCAGTTCGGGACTAACTGGTCTTACTATTCCCACTATGTAGGGGATATCTTCGGTGCGCCGCTGGCCATTGAAGGTCTGATGGCCTTCTTCCTCGAATCCACCTTTGTAGGTCTGTTCTTCTTCGGTTGGGACCGTCTGGGTAAAGTCCAGCATATGGCTGTGACCTGGCTGGTGGCATTAGGCTCTAACCTGTCCGCGCTGTGGATCCTTGTGGCTAACGGCTGGATGCAGAACCCAATCGCGTCTGATTTCAACTTCGAAACCATGCGTATGGAGATGGTCAGCTTCTCCGAGCTGGTGCTGAACCCGGTTGCACAGGTGAAATTCGTTCACACTGTAGCATCCGGCTATGTCTGCGGCGCGATGTTCGTGCTGGGCATCAGCGCCTACTACATGCTGCGTGGTCGTGACTTCGCCTTTGCCAAGCGCTCTTTCGCCATCGCGGCGAGCTTCGGTATGGCAGCAATCCTCTCCGTTATCGTGCTGGGTGATGAATCCGGTTACGAGATGGGCGACGTGCAGAAAACCAAACTGGCAGCGATCGAAGCAGAGTGGGAAACCCAGCCTGCACCGGCCGCCTTCACCCTGTTTGGTATTCCCGATCAGGATGCGCAGGAAAACCACTTTGCTATTCAGATCCCTTATGCGCTCGGCATCATTGCCACCCGCTCTGTGGATACGCCGGTTATCGGCCTGAAAGACCTGCTGGTGCAGCATGAAGAGCGTATCCGTAACGGGATGAAAGCTTACACCCTGCTGGAGGAGCTGCGTGCCGGTTCCACCGATCAGTCCGTTCGCGATCAGTTTAACGACGTGAAAAAAGACCTCGGCTATGGCCTGCTGCTGAAGCGCTATACCCCGAACGTCTCTGACGCGACGGAAGAGCAGATCCAGCTGGCGACCAAAGACTCCATTCCACGCGTAGCGCCGCTGTACTTCGCGTTCCGTATCATGGTTGGCTGCGGCATCATCATGCTGTTGATCATCGGCGCCTCCTTCTGGTCGGTCATTCGTAACCGTATCGGTCAGCGTAAATGGCTGCTGCGTGCTGCGCTGTACGGCATCCCACTGCCGTGGATCGCCATCGAATCCGGCTGGTTTGTTGCCGAGTACGGCCGTCAGCCGTGGGCAATCGGTGAGGTACTGCCAACCGCCGTGGCGAACTCATCCCTGACCGCAGGGGATCTGATCTTCTCCATGCTGCTGATTTGTGGCCTGTACACGCTGTTCCTGGTGGCTGAACTGTTCCTGATGTTCAAGTTTGCGCGCCTTGGCCCAAGCAGCCTGAAAACCGGTCGCTACCACTACGAGCAGTCCACCGTGGCTTCTCAGCCGGCACGCTAA